The region GCAAGGCGGTTGCGACCAACGCTCTCACCGCCCGCGGGTGGGACAGGGTTAGGCGCCTCGCTCGTACCGTTGCGGACCTTGCCGGCGCCGAATCGATTTCCAAGGCCCACGTTGCAGAAGCGCTCGTGCTTCGCGGCGTGTCACAGTGAACGACGCAAAGCTGCGATGTCAATGCGCCGGAATGTCACCGCGAACGTTGCGCGACTTGGTTGCCCGATTCGGTTCCTATGAGGCGGTGGTCGCAGCGGTAACACATGGGAAGACGCGGCAGTCCTCGGCAACAAGAAGCGCCCTTTCAGTGTCCGCAGAGGAGCGTCGGGCGTCGCTTGAGGACGCGAAGGTTCGATGGATTGCTGACGACGATCCATCCTTCCCACGTCGACTAGCCAACCGTCCAGATCGGCCACCGGGGTTGTTCATTGTCGGAGAGATTGCGACTGGCCCTACGTTCGCAGTCGTTGGCACCCGTACAGCCACAACGTATGGCCGCAATCTCGCGACCGCATACGGCGAAGCCATCGCCAACGAGGGTTGGAGCACCGTCAGCGGCCTCGCCAGAGGTGTCGATGGTGCCGCGCACAAGGGCACTGTGCGTGGGGGTGGTCACGGGTGTGTCGTACTCGGTTCGGGTGTCGACGTTTTATACCCGCCCGAGCATCGATCGCTGGCGCGGCAACTTGTCGATAGCGGTGGCGCTGTGGTGTCGGAGTATCCGTTGGGTGCCGACCCGCGGCCTTGGCGGTTCCCGCCACGCAACAGGATCATCTCGGCGCTGGCCGACGCCGTGATAGTTGTCGAGGCTGATGTGAAGGGTGGTGCGCTAATCACCGCGTCGCTTGCCCTGGACCAAGGGGTACCGGTGTTTGCGGTCCCTGGGGACGTCAATCGGCGCACGAGCCGCGGTTGCAATCTTTTGATCCGTGACGGTGCCTTTCCGGCACTCGACCCCGACGAACTCATTGAGGACCTACGGCTGCTCGTCGGGGCACCACCCAAACCTAAATCCGCTAAGGCCATCGAACCAGCCGTCGGGTGGCTTGTTGAAGCCATGGAGCGAGTCCATCCGGCCACCATCGACAATCTG is a window of Acidobacteriota bacterium DNA encoding:
- the dprA gene encoding DNA-protecting protein DprA, which produces MSPRTLRDLVARFGSYEAVVAAVTHGKTRQSSATRSALSVSAEERRASLEDAKVRWIADDDPSFPRRLANRPDRPPGLFIVGEIATGPTFAVVGTRTATTYGRNLATAYGEAIANEGWSTVSGLARGVDGAAHKGTVRGGGHGCVVLGSGVDVLYPPEHRSLARQLVDSGGAVVSEYPLGADPRPWRFPPRNRIISALADAVIVVEADVKGGALITASLALDQGVPVFAVPGDVNRRTSRGCNLLIRDGAFPALDPDELIEDLRLLVGAPPKPKSAKAIEPAVGWLVEAMERVHPATIDNLVIQSGRPVAEVVATVGEMVAAGDLIAIGDTYIRSQKGNM